Proteins encoded by one window of Flavobacterium sp. N502540:
- the trxA gene encoding thioredoxin, producing the protein MALAITDATFDEVVLKSDKPVMVDFWAAWCGPCRMVGPIIDQLSDEYAGKVVVGKVDVDANQEFAAKYGVRNIPTVLVFHNGEVVGKQVGVAPKQTYADSLDALL; encoded by the coding sequence ATGGCATTAGCAATTACAGATGCTACTTTTGATGAAGTAGTTTTGAAGTCAGATAAACCGGTAATGGTAGATTTTTGGGCAGCATGGTGCGGTCCTTGTAGAATGGTTGGTCCAATCATTGACCAATTAAGCGACGAATACGCAGGTAAAGTAGTTGTTGGTAAAGTAGATGTAGATGCTAACCAGGAATTTGCTGCAAAATATGGTGTTCGTAATATACCAACTGTTTTGGTTTTTCATAACGGTGAAGTAGTAGGAAAACAAGTAGGAGTTGCTCCTAAACAAACCTACGCAGATAGTTTAGACGCTTTGTTGTAA